One Nicotiana tomentosiformis chromosome 4, ASM39032v3, whole genome shotgun sequence genomic window carries:
- the LOC138909776 gene encoding uncharacterized protein, which translates to MVEYEACILGIRMSVDTNIKELLVIGGSDLLIHQVQGELSTKNVKILPYLHCVKELCKKFTKIEFRHVPKIQNEFADALATLSSMIQHPDKNYIDPIEVENKDQPAYCFHVNEEPDAYRPQMNGAVEAANKNIKRILRKIVDNHRQWHEKLPFSLLGYRITMRTSTGATPYMLVYGTEAVIPTEFDIPSLRVIQEAKLDDAEWIRIRQEQLMLIDERRMDAICYDLLYQNRMTSAFNKRVKPCQFASGQLVLKKIFPHQEEAKGKFAPNWQGPYVVHRALLGGALIRNGWKSQHEAYQLRRNQEILCLKANRARVLM; encoded by the exons ATGGTTGAATACGAAGCATGCATCCTTGGAATCAGAATGTCAGTCGACACGaacatcaaagaacttttggtcataggaggTTCCGATTTGttgatacaccaagtccaaggagaattgtccaccaagaatgtcaagatactGCCGTACCTACACTGCGTGAAGGAGCtgtgcaagaagttcacaaagattgagttcaGGCATGTCCCCAAAATTCAGAACGAGTTCGCCGATGCCCTTGCAACCTTATCTTCTATGATtcagcatccagacaagaactacatcgacccTATCGAGGTAGAGAACAAGGATCAACCTGCCTATTGCTTCCATGTGAATGAAGAACCAGATG CCTATagaccacaaatgaatggggcagtcgaggcagccaacaagaatatcaaaaggattctacgaaagatagtggacaatcacagacAATGGCACGAAAAACTACCTTTCTCTCTACTGGGTTATCGGATtaccatgagaacatccactggggcaacgccatacatgttggtatacgGCACTGAAGCAGTGATACCTACAGAGTTTGATATACCATCCTTAAGAGTCATTCAAGAGGCAAAATTGGATGACGCAGAGTGGATACGAATCAGGCAAgaacaactcatgctcattgatgaGAGAAGAATGGATGCAATATGTTATGACTTGCTATATCAGAACAGGATGACCAGTGCATTTAACAAAAGAGTGAAGCCTTGCCAATTCGCATCGGGGCAGTTGGTTCTAAAGAAAATCTTTCcccatcaagaagaagccaaaggaaagtttgcaccaaactggcaaggtccttacgtggttcacCGAGCACTGTTAGGTGGAGCTCTAATcagaaatggatggaagagtcagcatgaagcctatcaactcagacgcaatcaagagatactatgtctgAAGGCAAATAGAGCTAGGGTTTTGATGTAA